In one window of Microbacterium natoriense DNA:
- a CDS encoding alpha/beta fold hydrolase, with translation MTDTQIFEPEGRAIPFVDEGDGPVKLVLIQEHGLAADVLGVVGHYLAEEAGFHVLRIGHRGGAAGVSFDDRVADALAVIDHVGIEDTWFGGHGFGGTVARALVSAHPDRANGLLMLGVEDVDIPVAPAIPVLIVQGDDDTVTPAANAERLRSTVPDRASIKPIPGDHLFPMHHPIETAVVIEEYLDWD, from the coding sequence ATGACCGACACCCAGATCTTCGAGCCCGAAGGCCGCGCGATCCCCTTCGTGGATGAGGGAGACGGACCGGTCAAGCTCGTTCTGATCCAGGAGCACGGTCTCGCAGCCGACGTCCTCGGCGTCGTCGGCCACTACCTCGCTGAGGAAGCGGGCTTCCATGTGCTGCGCATCGGCCACCGGGGTGGCGCGGCCGGTGTCTCCTTCGACGACCGTGTCGCCGACGCGCTTGCGGTCATCGACCATGTCGGCATCGAAGACACCTGGTTCGGAGGACACGGCTTCGGCGGCACCGTCGCCCGTGCTCTCGTGTCTGCGCACCCCGATCGGGCCAACGGCCTCCTGATGCTGGGCGTCGAAGACGTCGACATCCCCGTCGCCCCGGCGATCCCCGTCCTCATCGTGCAGGGCGACGACGACACCGTCACTCCCGCAGCCAACGCCGAGCGCCTTCGTTCGACCGTGCCCGATCGCGCGAGCATCAAGCCGATCCCCGGCGATCACCTCTTCCCGATGCACCACCCGATCGAGACGGCGGTCGTCATCGAGGAGTACCTCGACTGGGACTGA
- a CDS encoding DUF4190 domain-containing protein, with protein sequence MTQIAQSGRTNTLALVAFIAAFMIPPAGFILSFFARRQLDEPGNVESGRGLVRWAMAIGILGTLAQLAFFIVWITLFASAFTQFPAAR encoded by the coding sequence GTGACCCAGATCGCTCAATCCGGCAGGACCAACACCCTCGCCCTCGTCGCGTTCATCGCGGCTTTCATGATTCCGCCGGCGGGATTCATCCTGTCGTTCTTCGCCCGCCGACAGCTCGATGAGCCGGGCAACGTTGAATCCGGTCGCGGACTCGTTCGATGGGCCATGGCGATCGGCATCCTCGGCACGCTGGCTCAGCTCGCGTTCTTCATCGTCTGGATCACTCTCTTCGCAAGCGCGTTCACGCAGTTCCCCGCTGCTCGCTAG
- a CDS encoding LysR family transcriptional regulator: MKITHLRRFVAIAEEQHFPRAAEALGIPLAALYSSLEKLEAEVGHPLVTRGGETRLTPAGTLLLDEARERIATEPEPAAKPVAPAGGKAKASKGKGRAPVVKGQPKPYKKRQGR, encoded by the coding sequence GTGAAGATCACCCACCTCCGGCGATTCGTCGCCATCGCCGAAGAGCAGCACTTCCCGCGCGCCGCAGAAGCGCTGGGCATCCCCCTGGCCGCGTTGTACTCCTCGTTGGAGAAGCTCGAAGCCGAGGTCGGCCATCCGCTCGTGACACGCGGTGGCGAGACCCGGCTGACCCCGGCAGGGACCCTCCTGCTCGATGAGGCGCGCGAGCGGATCGCCACAGAGCCCGAACCCGCTGCGAAGCCCGTCGCGCCGGCCGGTGGCAAGGCGAAGGCGTCGAAGGGAAAGGGCCGCGCGCCCGTCGTCAAGGGACAGCCGAAGCCGTACAAGAAGCGCCAGGGGCGTTAG
- a CDS encoding ABC-F family ATP-binding cassette domain-containing protein, which translates to MTATLVAQGLSGGYGHRTLFDSLDLTVAPGDVVGVVGANGAGKSTLLRLLAGVDSPQAGSIALAPADAFVGWLPQEHERVVGETVSEYIARRTGCGPATREMDAAAAALGDPSLAAPGVDPADAYSSALDRWLASGAADLDERIPAVLADLGLELADSDVKEALMTSLSGGQAARVGLAALLLSRFDIVLLDEPTNDLDLDGLERLEAFVRGLRGGVVLVSHDREFLARSVTRVLELDLAQGANRVFGGGYDSYLEERETARRHQREKYDEYAEKKADLVGRARTQREWSSQGVRNAMKKAPDNDKIRRKASTESSEKQAQKVRQMESRIARLEEVEEPRKEWRLEFTIASAPRSSSVVSTLSSAVFRQGSFTLGPVSLQVNAGERISITGPNGAGKSTLLRALLGHQPADEGTASLGASVQIGEIDQARSLLVGQQPLATAFEALVPEMATDEVRTLLAKFGLRADHVGRPVDDLSPGERTRAGLALLQARGTNLLVLDEPTNHLDLAAIEQLEQALESYDGTLLLVTHDRRMLATVRTDRRWRVEAGHVEEL; encoded by the coding sequence ATGACGGCAACACTCGTGGCTCAGGGCCTCTCCGGCGGCTACGGCCATCGCACCCTCTTCGATTCCCTCGATCTGACGGTCGCGCCCGGCGATGTCGTCGGAGTCGTCGGCGCGAACGGAGCGGGCAAGTCCACGCTGCTGAGGCTGCTCGCCGGCGTCGACTCGCCCCAGGCGGGCAGCATCGCCCTGGCTCCCGCCGACGCTTTCGTCGGCTGGCTGCCGCAGGAGCACGAGCGAGTCGTCGGAGAGACGGTCTCGGAATACATCGCCCGGCGCACCGGCTGCGGCCCGGCGACTCGGGAGATGGATGCTGCGGCCGCAGCGCTCGGCGACCCCTCCCTTGCCGCACCCGGCGTCGATCCGGCCGACGCGTACTCGTCCGCGCTGGACCGCTGGCTCGCCAGCGGCGCCGCCGACCTCGATGAGCGCATCCCTGCCGTTCTCGCCGACCTCGGTCTCGAGCTCGCCGACTCCGACGTGAAGGAGGCGCTCATGACCTCCCTGTCCGGCGGCCAGGCGGCACGCGTGGGACTGGCGGCCCTGCTCCTGTCGCGCTTCGACATCGTGCTTCTGGACGAACCCACCAACGACCTCGACCTCGACGGGCTCGAGCGACTTGAAGCCTTCGTGCGCGGCTTGCGCGGCGGCGTCGTGCTCGTCAGCCACGATCGCGAGTTCCTCGCCCGCTCCGTGACCCGGGTGCTCGAACTCGATCTCGCCCAGGGCGCGAACCGAGTCTTCGGGGGTGGCTACGACTCCTACCTCGAGGAACGCGAGACCGCGCGGCGCCATCAGCGCGAGAAGTACGACGAGTACGCCGAGAAGAAGGCCGACCTCGTCGGACGCGCGAGGACTCAACGGGAATGGTCGAGCCAGGGCGTGCGCAATGCGATGAAGAAGGCACCGGACAACGACAAGATCAGGCGCAAGGCGTCGACCGAGTCCAGTGAGAAGCAGGCGCAGAAGGTGCGTCAGATGGAAAGCCGCATCGCGCGGCTGGAGGAGGTCGAGGAGCCGCGCAAGGAGTGGCGGCTCGAGTTCACGATCGCCTCAGCGCCGCGCTCGAGCTCGGTCGTGTCCACGCTCAGCTCGGCCGTCTTCCGTCAGGGCTCTTTCACGCTCGGCCCGGTGTCTCTGCAGGTGAACGCGGGAGAGCGCATCAGCATCACCGGCCCGAACGGCGCCGGCAAATCAACACTGCTGCGCGCCCTGCTCGGTCACCAGCCTGCAGACGAAGGCACGGCGAGCCTCGGCGCAAGCGTGCAGATCGGCGAGATCGACCAGGCGCGCTCGCTGCTCGTGGGGCAGCAGCCGCTCGCCACCGCGTTCGAAGCCCTCGTACCCGAGATGGCGACAGACGAAGTGCGCACGCTGCTGGCGAAGTTCGGTCTCAGGGCCGATCACGTGGGTCGGCCGGTCGACGATCTGTCGCCGGGCGAACGCACGCGCGCCGGCCTCGCCCTGCTGCAGGCCCGCGGAACCAACCTGCTGGTGCTCGACGAACCGACGAACCACCTCGATCTGGCCGCGATCGAGCAGCTCGAGCAGGCGCTCGAATCGTATGACGGCACCCTTCTGCTCGTGACCCACGACCGGCGGATGCTCGCCACCGTGCGCACCGACCGGCGATGGCGGGTCGAGGCGGGACACGTCGAAGAGCTCTGA